The Pandoraea apista genomic interval CATCGATACACGATGCGCTTGCCACATTCACAACGAACTCGGGCACGGCTTCGACATTACGCAGCGTGTCTTTCTTTTGTTTCGGCGCGGGCGGCACAACCGGGCAGAACAACACCGTCATCGGCACGCAGCACACGCCCATGAAGTAAGCGTATGGCGCAAGATTCGGACGCCCTTGCGCATCCACCGTACTCACCCAAGCGATCGGGCGCGGCAGGATCGTACTCATCATGAAGTTGTAGATGCTCGCTTCGTCGAGCGTTGCCGGATCGAGTTCCATGTCGCCTTCCAAAGTTATGGCGCCCGAATGGCATGCAGTGGGCACACGTTAGCTTGCCGTTGTCGCACCTGCGAGGCGCAGCACATCGTTCGCACAGCCCCACGACAACGTGAAGCCTCCGCCCCCGTGACCGTAGTTGTGAAGCAAATGCGGATACCGCTCGTCGCGCGCCACTCGCACGACACCTCGCATTGGCCGGAATCCGGTGCGCGCCTCGATTACGTGCAATGCAGCCACCCCCTCGCAAAGTTGCGTGCAGCGGCGCACGATATCCTCGATTTGGCGCTGACCAATGACGGTCGACGTCATCTCGGGGTCGGCGGTGCCACCGAGAACGATATCGTTATCTCGCTCCACGATATAAGTCGGTGCGGCCGGGTCCGAGTCATCGATGAAGCAGCCACGCACGGTGGTATCGCGCCGCGCGCGCAGCACAATCGCTCGCGAGAGCGACAACTCTCTGTCGCCGAACTGTCGGCTGCCATAGCCACAGCAATTCACCACGTAATCGGCGGCGTCGAGCAGCGAGACCGGACGCTCTACGCGTTGCTGTACGAAACGTCCGCCGAGTTCGAAGAATATGTGCATCAGGTAGCCAAGGTAGGTCGCCGTGTCAGCAACGGGAACCGCCATGCGATAGGCGCACGCAAACCGCGACGGGACATCCGCTTCCGGCAGACGCCTGAGATCGCTGGCACACTCGGCCCACCACGGCGTGCCTGCGTCATGCTGAAAGTACTCGGTGAGTACTCGCATGAGTACGCCCGACGACGTATCGGTAGACAAGCGACGCATCGTCGCGTACGTCTGACGAGCGCGTTCGAGATAGACGAAGTCGGGTGCCTGATAGAAGGGATGCCAGATTGCCGCGGCAAGTGCCGACGTGGTTTGTGCCGGCCCTTCCGCCGCGTGAATGACAACGTCCCATCCGGCCAATGCCATTGTGGTGGCTGTCGTCAGCCCGCTGACGCCTGCGCCAAGCACGATGACGCGCTGTCGTGTCATGCCGGCGCCTCCCCGCGAAGGTGACGGCGAGCTTCGCGGATACCGCGAAGCCGGACATCCGCATAATCTTGCGGGTGCCCCGGTGTCACGCCGTCGAAGTCATGCGGGGCTTTCAATCCGG includes:
- a CDS encoding FAD-dependent oxidoreductase yields the protein MTRQRVIVLGAGVSGLTTATTMALAGWDVVIHAAEGPAQTTSALAAAIWHPFYQAPDFVYLERARQTYATMRRLSTDTSSGVLMRVLTEYFQHDAGTPWWAECASDLRRLPEADVPSRFACAYRMAVPVADTATYLGYLMHIFFELGGRFVQQRVERPVSLLDAADYVVNCCGYGSRQFGDRELSLSRAIVLRARRDTTVRGCFIDDSDPAAPTYIVERDNDIVLGGTADPEMTSTVIGQRQIEDIVRRCTQLCEGVAALHVIEARTGFRPMRGVVRVARDERYPHLLHNYGHGGGGFTLSWGCANDVLRLAGATTAS